In the Thauera sedimentorum genome, one interval contains:
- a CDS encoding Yip1 family protein, with the protein MTLQDLPKMMVSYTEGWPELIRIHPSVQKMFLQYVMPMSLIPPAMFIYAVAVTPGAIFPALVPQITPMEALAVVVAFYLAQLAMVPLMASIIQQMGDVVNVKPDYHDAFMLAAVAPTPLWLSALALFIPSSWVVGIVVAAAWVASAALIYHGVKPLFDIEDENKSRLMGSFVLGAGIIAWAALMVVLVLALSMVIGLR; encoded by the coding sequence ATGACCCTCCAGGATCTTCCCAAGATGATGGTCTCCTACACCGAAGGCTGGCCGGAGCTGATCCGTATCCATCCGTCGGTGCAGAAGATGTTCCTGCAATACGTGATGCCGATGTCGCTGATCCCGCCGGCCATGTTCATCTATGCGGTCGCGGTGACGCCCGGGGCGATCTTCCCGGCCCTGGTGCCGCAGATCACGCCGATGGAAGCTCTGGCGGTCGTGGTGGCCTTCTACCTGGCCCAGCTGGCCATGGTGCCGCTGATGGCGTCCATCATCCAGCAGATGGGCGACGTGGTGAACGTGAAGCCCGACTACCACGACGCCTTCATGCTCGCAGCGGTCGCACCGACGCCGCTGTGGCTATCGGCGCTGGCGCTGTTCATCCCCTCCAGCTGGGTCGTTGGCATCGTCGTGGCGGCGGCCTGGGTGGCCTCGGCCGCGCTGATCTACCACGGCGTGAAGCCGCTGTTCGACATCGAGGACGAGAACAAGTCACGCCTGATGGGCAGCTTCGTGCTCGGCGCCGGCATCATCGCCTGGGCCGCCCTGATGGTGGTGCTGGTGCTCGCGCTCAGCATGGTGATCGGCCTGCGCTGA
- a CDS encoding sodium:solute symporter family transporter has product MAELHALDYAVLAAYFLVVVALCARVTRRSPDSDELFLAGRSLGVGVVGMSLFASNISSTTLIGLPGAAWASGIAVANYEWMAALVLVFTAIFIAPVLVGRRLSTIPELLERRFDARLRKYLSAVTVFLALVLDTAGSLYAGSVVLMLFFPQLGLHLTVALIAAFAGLYTAAGGLRAVAYTDVLQGIVLLSGSVLMFVLVFGEFDYSWAAVREALGPDRLSLLRPLDDPDLPWLGTLVGLPILGFYYWTMNQYVSQRLLGARDVQTAGYGALLAAGLKLLPLFLMVLPGAMAFALFSDLERADAVYPRLIAEFAPVGVAGLILAGLLAAIMSSVDSALNSSATLITLDFVQPRRPRMSTEAMARLGRVLVLVMVVLAALWAPAIDRFPGLFAYLQQTFAYVTPPLVAVFLLGFFGRWLGARAALRALASGHALSAAWFVATQLGWVTLHFTLVAGVLLAFTVLVALFWQKLDGQPPRAEQLDAVDRRAVPRPSSALRALAAALAVASLVLVYLFR; this is encoded by the coding sequence ATGGCAGAACTGCACGCGCTTGACTACGCCGTCCTGGCCGCCTATTTCCTCGTCGTCGTTGCGCTGTGCGCCCGCGTCACGCGGCGCAGCCCCGACAGCGACGAGCTCTTCCTCGCCGGGCGCAGCCTGGGTGTCGGCGTGGTCGGCATGTCGCTGTTCGCCTCCAACATCTCCTCGACCACGCTGATCGGCCTGCCCGGCGCCGCCTGGGCCTCGGGCATCGCGGTGGCCAACTACGAATGGATGGCCGCGCTGGTGCTGGTGTTCACCGCGATTTTCATCGCCCCGGTGCTGGTCGGCCGGCGCCTGTCCACCATCCCCGAACTGCTCGAGCGCCGCTTCGACGCGCGCCTGCGCAAGTACCTGTCGGCGGTCACCGTGTTCCTCGCACTGGTGCTGGATACCGCCGGCAGCCTGTACGCCGGCTCGGTGGTGCTGATGCTGTTCTTCCCGCAACTCGGCCTGCACCTCACGGTGGCGCTGATCGCCGCTTTCGCTGGGCTGTATACCGCGGCCGGCGGGCTGCGCGCGGTGGCCTACACCGACGTGCTGCAGGGCATCGTGCTGCTGAGCGGTTCGGTATTGATGTTCGTGCTGGTGTTCGGCGAGTTCGACTACTCGTGGGCGGCGGTGCGCGAGGCGCTCGGCCCCGACCGCCTGTCGCTGCTGCGCCCGCTGGACGACCCGGACCTGCCCTGGCTCGGCACGCTGGTCGGCCTGCCCATCCTCGGCTTCTACTACTGGACGATGAACCAGTACGTCAGCCAGCGCCTGCTCGGTGCGCGCGACGTGCAGACCGCCGGCTACGGCGCCTTGCTCGCCGCCGGGTTGAAGCTGCTGCCGCTGTTCCTGATGGTGCTGCCCGGGGCGATGGCCTTTGCGCTGTTCTCCGACCTGGAGCGTGCCGACGCGGTCTATCCGCGGCTGATCGCCGAGTTCGCCCCGGTGGGCGTGGCCGGCCTGATCCTGGCCGGTTTGCTGGCGGCGATCATGTCCAGCGTGGATTCGGCGCTCAACTCCTCGGCCACCCTGATCACCCTGGATTTCGTCCAGCCGCGCCGCCCGCGCATGAGCACCGAAGCGATGGCCCGCCTGGGTCGCGTGCTGGTGCTGGTCATGGTGGTGCTGGCCGCGCTGTGGGCGCCGGCCATCGACCGCTTCCCCGGCCTGTTCGCCTACCTGCAGCAGACCTTCGCCTATGTCACGCCGCCGCTGGTCGCGGTCTTCCTGCTCGGCTTCTTCGGGCGTTGGCTGGGCGCGCGGGCGGCGCTGCGCGCACTGGCGAGCGGCCATGCGCTGAGCGCGGCCTGGTTCGTCGCCACCCAGCTGGGTTGGGTCACGCTGCATTTCACCCTGGTGGCCGGCGTGCTGCTGGCCTTCACCGTGCTGGTCGCGCTGTTCTGGCAGAAGCTCGACGGGCAGCCGCCGCGGGCGGAACAGCTCGACGCGGTCGACCGCCGTGCCGTGCCGCGGCCTTCGTCCGCCCTGCGCGCACTCGCCGCCGCGCTGGCAGTGGCAAGCTTGGTGCTCGTGTACTTGTTCCGCTAG
- a CDS encoding LysR family transcriptional regulator: protein MDRLDSMSTFVRVAELGSFSEVARQMGVARSVVTRQIAALEARLGSKLIARSTRSQALTAAGAAYLEKCREILNLVEAADSVVEEEHQAPRGPLRVSVPLSFGLRHLAPLIADFTVAWPEVNVELDFTDRRVKLIEEGFDLAVRIAAHLDPLDVARRIGSSRLTVLASPDYLARHGEPGHPTELAGHQCLVYIPSQQAGWNFLIDGKRQQVPVRGRLRANNGDAILDATIRGLGISCQPTFIAGPAIRAGLVREILTAYPTPELGIHAVLPGSRYVPHRVRVLVDYLAERIGARPYWEAGQ, encoded by the coding sequence ATGGACCGCCTCGACAGCATGAGCACCTTCGTGCGCGTGGCCGAGCTCGGCAGTTTTTCCGAGGTGGCGCGGCAGATGGGCGTGGCCCGCTCGGTGGTCACCCGCCAGATCGCGGCGCTGGAGGCCCGCCTGGGCAGCAAGCTGATCGCGCGCAGCACCCGCAGCCAGGCACTCACCGCCGCTGGCGCCGCCTATCTGGAGAAATGCCGCGAGATCCTCAATCTGGTGGAAGCCGCCGACAGCGTGGTCGAAGAGGAGCACCAGGCGCCGCGCGGCCCCCTGCGGGTGAGCGTGCCGCTGAGCTTCGGCCTGCGCCATCTTGCCCCGCTGATCGCCGACTTCACCGTGGCCTGGCCGGAGGTCAACGTGGAGCTGGATTTCACCGACCGGCGGGTGAAGCTGATCGAGGAAGGCTTCGACCTCGCCGTCCGCATCGCGGCCCACCTCGACCCGCTGGACGTGGCGCGCCGCATCGGCAGCAGCCGCCTGACCGTGCTGGCCTCGCCCGACTACCTCGCCCGCCATGGCGAACCCGGGCACCCTACCGAACTCGCCGGCCATCAATGCCTGGTCTACATCCCCTCCCAGCAGGCCGGCTGGAACTTCCTGATCGACGGCAAGCGTCAGCAGGTGCCGGTGCGCGGACGGCTGCGCGCCAACAACGGCGACGCGATCCTGGACGCGACGATCCGCGGCCTGGGCATCTCCTGCCAGCCTACCTTCATCGCCGGCCCGGCCATCCGTGCCGGCCTGGTGCGTGAGATCCTCACCGCCTACCCCACGCCGGAACTGGGCATCCACGCGGTACTGCCGGGGAGCCGCTACGTGCCGCACCGGGTGCGCGTGCTGGTCGATTACCTGGCCGAGCGCATCGGAGCGCGACCCTACTGGGAAGCCGGCCAGTAA
- a CDS encoding cytochrome b, protein MPDTRYTTTAMTLHWLMAALLIGLFGFGLYMVELPLSPRKLQLYSWHKWAGVTAFALVLARLAWRLTHRPPPLPATMTGLERLAAEAAHWGLYLLMIAVPLSGWLMSSAKGFQTVLFGVLPIPDLLDKDKALGDLLLSVHVTLNYTLAAVVVGHIAAALKHRLIDRDEVLARMLPAGAGRNRTMEESR, encoded by the coding sequence ATGCCCGACACCCGCTACACCACCACCGCGATGACCCTGCACTGGCTGATGGCCGCACTGCTCATCGGCCTGTTCGGCTTCGGCCTGTACATGGTCGAGCTGCCCCTGTCGCCGCGCAAGCTGCAGCTCTATTCCTGGCACAAGTGGGCCGGCGTGACCGCCTTCGCGCTGGTGCTCGCCCGCCTGGCATGGCGCCTGACGCATCGTCCGCCGCCCCTGCCGGCGACGATGACAGGCCTGGAGCGGCTGGCCGCCGAGGCCGCGCACTGGGGGCTCTACCTGCTGATGATCGCCGTGCCGCTGTCCGGCTGGCTGATGAGTTCGGCCAAGGGCTTCCAGACCGTGCTCTTCGGCGTGCTGCCGATTCCCGACCTGCTGGACAAGGACAAGGCCTTGGGCGACCTGCTGCTGAGCGTTCATGTGACGCTGAATTACACGTTGGCGGCGGTGGTCGTCGGCCATATCGCCGCCGCACTGAAGCACCGCCTGATCGACCGCGACGAGGTGCTCGCCCGCATGCTGCCGGCCGGAGCCGGCAGGAACCGAACCATGGAGGAATCCCGATGA
- a CDS encoding YceI family protein, translating into MIRTLSRLLAPLMLLSAGAAFAATYARVLPERSAVEFVSKQMGVEVGGSFERFDARLEFDPTKPEQGSARLEIDLASIDAGSADANEEVVGKAWFNVKEHPRATFVSESVKALGGGRYEVSGQLTIKGRTRPATAPFTFRQDGEAGVFEGQFTINRLDFAIGEGMWSDVGVVADEVQVRFRVMAAAGR; encoded by the coding sequence ATGATCCGTACTTTGTCGCGGCTGCTTGCGCCGCTGATGTTGCTCTCTGCCGGTGCCGCGTTTGCGGCCACCTACGCCCGCGTGCTGCCGGAGCGCAGCGCGGTGGAGTTCGTCTCCAAACAGATGGGCGTGGAGGTGGGCGGCAGCTTCGAGCGCTTCGACGCCCGCCTTGAATTCGACCCGACCAAGCCCGAGCAGGGCAGCGCACGGCTGGAGATCGACCTTGCCAGCATCGATGCCGGCTCGGCGGACGCCAACGAGGAGGTGGTGGGCAAGGCCTGGTTCAACGTCAAGGAACACCCGCGGGCGACCTTCGTGTCCGAATCGGTCAAGGCGCTGGGCGGCGGTCGCTACGAGGTGAGCGGCCAACTCACCATCAAGGGCCGTACCCGGCCGGCCACCGCGCCATTCACGTTCCGCCAGGACGGCGAGGCTGGCGTCTTCGAAGGGCAGTTCACCATCAATCGCCTGGACTTCGCCATCGGCGAAGGCATGTGGTCGGACGTCGGCGTGGTCGCTGACGAGGTGCAGGTCCGCTTCCGGGTCATGGCCGCTGCCGGCCGATGA
- a CDS encoding YceI family protein, with protein MKKQIALLAIASMLAAPALAAPETFVVDNTHTFPRFEYNHFGYTNQIHRFNKTSGTIVWDRVKRTAALDITIDATSVDTGYALFNGHIQGEDFLHTAAYPTITYKSTSVHFDGDKPVAVEGELTIKGITRPVRLELTSFHEMPHPIAKKPAIGANAVAKIKRSDFGAGKYAPNVSDELTLSIAVEAIQQ; from the coding sequence ATGAAAAAACAGATCGCCCTCCTTGCCATCGCGTCCATGCTCGCCGCCCCGGCGCTGGCTGCGCCCGAAACCTTCGTGGTCGACAACACCCACACCTTCCCGCGCTTCGAGTACAACCACTTCGGCTACACGAACCAGATCCACCGCTTCAACAAGACCAGCGGCACCATCGTGTGGGATCGCGTCAAGCGCACTGCCGCGCTGGACATCACCATCGACGCCACCTCGGTGGATACCGGCTACGCGCTGTTCAACGGGCACATCCAGGGCGAGGACTTCCTGCACACCGCCGCGTACCCGACCATCACCTACAAGTCGACTTCGGTGCACTTCGACGGCGACAAGCCGGTGGCGGTGGAGGGCGAGCTGACCATCAAGGGCATCACCCGCCCGGTCAGGCTGGAGCTGACCTCCTTCCACGAGATGCCGCACCCGATCGCCAAGAAGCCGGCCATCGGTGCCAATGCGGTGGCGAAGATCAAGCGTTCGGACTTCGGCGCCGGCAAGTACGCGCCCAACGTCAGTGACGAGCTCACGCTGTCGATCGCGGTCGAGGCGATCCAGCAGTAA
- a CDS encoding CBS domain-containing protein, whose product MTTTVRQVLDAKGGKAFCVAPGVTAFEALGLMAEHNIGAVLVTDNERLVGIFTERDYARKVVLKGLRSTDVSVRELMTTSPATVGMDQTVDEVMNIMTEKRFRHLPVLDDGRIAGIISIGDVVKSVIDQQRRTISHLSNYIAGDIAT is encoded by the coding sequence ATGACGACGACGGTTCGGCAGGTTCTGGACGCCAAGGGTGGCAAGGCCTTTTGCGTGGCGCCGGGGGTGACGGCGTTCGAGGCGCTCGGGCTGATGGCCGAGCACAACATCGGCGCCGTGCTGGTGACCGACAATGAGCGGCTGGTCGGCATCTTCACCGAGCGCGACTACGCGCGCAAGGTGGTGCTGAAAGGTCTGCGCTCCACCGACGTCAGCGTCCGCGAGCTGATGACCACCTCGCCGGCAACGGTGGGCATGGATCAGACGGTGGACGAGGTCATGAACATCATGACCGAGAAACGCTTCCGCCACCTGCCGGTGCTCGACGACGGCCGCATCGCAGGCATCATCTCCATCGGCGACGTGGTGAAGTCGGTGATCGACCAGCAACGCCGCACCATCTCCCACCTGTCCAACTACATCGCCGGCGACATCGCCACCTGA